The following are from one region of the Aspergillus chevalieri M1 DNA, chromosome 1, nearly complete sequence genome:
- a CDS encoding uncharacterized protein (COG:S;~EggNog:ENOG410QDNA;~InterPro:IPR012337,IPR036397,IPR000477,IPR002156, IPR043502;~PFAM:PF00078,PF00075;~go_function: GO:0003676 - nucleic acid binding [Evidence IEA];~go_function: GO:0004523 - RNA-DNA hybrid ribonuclease activity [Evidence IEA]): MQQKRRAWTRTIEKVKKSHWKQFLDGAGEGTLWKAATYMKPRETWGCIPALHVDSNELVENEDKAQAFLDTFFPKMDQPLEDPPVQAPLELPWPLITELEIQRSLKAAKSSTAPGEDGLPTLVWKHLWKYIGKLITRIFTASIKLGHHPRRWRRAKIVVLRKPGKPDYSIPGAYRPISLLNTLGKLLEAVMARRLSYLAEKHGLLPDTQFGGRPGRTTEQALLVLSNAIDQAWYKHGVMTLIAFDLKGAFNGVNKISLDARLRAKGIPAVARKWIASFMSERYASIGFDDFRTEVALLVNAGLAQGSPLSPILFTFFNSDLVDQPVTFRGGASAFIDDYFRWRVGRSAEENLAKIQSEDIPRIEAWAQQTGSCFAAEKTELIHITRRRSEQLQGQVVINGKTVKPSPTAKLLGVIFDHELRWKEHVQQAIKRATKVTIALAGLRHLRPEQMRQIYQACVTPVVDYASTVWHDPLRDKTHLRHLNTVQRAPLVRILSAFRTVASATLEVEAHVLPTHLRLRRRAQYTIARLHTLPRIHPIWGALLRAQRRRNNIGNYARFPLAEALKTMDLQRLDELETIDPSPLPPWRAEPFAEIEVGSDRETAVERAETTRSTSDIVVYSDASGREGHLGAAVVALDSNLETVESQQIQVGPMDRWSVHVAELIGIFYAISTVFKVAHQPSESLERRRRTATILCDSRSALQATQNPTIKSGQRIIHAILQAATEVQTKGIALRLQWVPGHCDNPGNDAADQQAKDAARPGKTHPFRPLLSRESARLHGNILNQWEQEWRSSNKGGHLRKIDSTLPATHTRRLYGSLPRNRAYLLTQLRTGHSWLSTYAKAFRFRDDDRCVCGAQETVTHVLVDCPDLRDIRRELRREVGDALSSVSSLLGGSTVGKKGKPDTVSRAKTVKAVLDFAEASQRFWSRAPRGQPNNGNGS, from the coding sequence ATGCAGCAAAAGCGTCGAGCCTGGACCCGTACTATTGAAAAAGTCAAAAagtcacactggaaacagttCCTAGACGGAGCTGGGGAAGGAACGCTATGGAAAGCGGCTACCTATATGAAACCGCGAGAGACCTGGGGTTGCATCCCGGCCTTGCACGTTGATTCAAACGAACTGGTGGAGAACGAGGACAAGGCACAAGCATTTCTGGACACTTTCTTCCCCAAAATGGACCAACCCCTCGAAGACCCACCAGTCCAGGCCCCGTTGGAGCTACCCTGGCCACTAATCACGGAACTGGAAATCCAGCGATCTCTTAAAGCAGCCAAAAGCTCCACGGCACCGGGCGAAGACGGTCTACCGACGCTTGTGTGGAAACACCTATGGAAGTATATAGGAAAGCTCATTACCAGAATCTTCACAGCATCAATTAAACTAGGGCACCACCCAAGACGTTGGCGGAGAGCAAAGATCGTGGTGCTGCGGAAACCTGGGAAGCCGGACTACTCGATCCCTGGGGCCTATCGCCCGATCTCACTCCTTAACACACTAGGTAAACTTCTTGAGGCAGTCATGGCTCGACGACTATCGTACCTCGCCGAGAAGCACGGCTTACTACCCGACACACAATTCGGAGGGCGACCGGGCAGGACCACTGAACAAGCCCTGCTAGTCCTTTCCAACGCGATTGACCAAGCTTGGTATAAACATGGAGTAATGACACTCATCGCGTTCGATCTGAAAGGGGCCTTCAACGGAGTCAACAAAATCAGCCTTGACGCCCGCCTCCGAGCAAAGGGAATCCCAGCCGTAGCTAGAAAGTGGATTGCAAGCTTTATGAGCGAACGCTACGCTAGCATAGGATTTGATGACTTCCGTACCGAGGTCGCCCTGCTAGTCAACGCAGGACTGGCGCAGGGCTCACCCCTCTCACCCATTCTGTTCACATTCTTCAACTCCGACCTGGTCGACCAACCAGTCACCTTTCGTGGTGGCGCATCAGCGTTCATTGATGACTACTTCCGCTGGCGAGTAGGCCGCTCAGCCGAAGAGAACCTAGCCAAAATCCAGTCAGAGGATATCCCTCGCATCGAAGCGTGGGCGCAACAGACTGGCTCCTGCTTCGCAGCTGAGAAGACCGAGCTTATCCATAtcaccaggagaagaagcgagcAACTACAAGGGCAAGTAGTCATAAACGGGAAAACTGTCAAACCATCACCCACGGCGAAGCTACTGGGTGTGATCTTCGACCATGAGTTGCGGTGGAAAGAGCATGTCCAGCAAGCCATCAAACGTGCCACCAAGGTAACCATTGCTCTGGCCGGACTGCGACATCTACGCCCAGAACAGATGCGACAAATTTACCAAGCGTGCGTCACACCAGTGGTAGACTATGCGTCAACGGTCTGGCATGACCCTCTACGTGATAAAACCCACCTGCGCCACCTAAACACAGTGCAAAGGGCCCCTCTGGTTCGTATCCTGTCGGCGTTCAGGACAGTAGCGTCCGCCACTCTAGAAGTGGAAGCACATGTCCTTCCAacacacctccgcctccgccgccgagcACAATATACCATCGCGAGACTCCACACTCTACCTCGTATTCACCCTATTTGGGGTGCGCTCCTCCGAGCTCAGAGACGAAGGAACAACATTGGAAACTACGCTCGGTTCCCACTGGCGGAAGCTCTAAAGACTATGGACTTACAAAGATTGGATGAACTAGAAACGATTGACCCAAGTCCACTGCCACCGTGGCGAGCTGAACCCTTCGCGGAGATTGAGGTTGGATCGGACCGAGAAACGGCCGTGGAGCGAGCTGAAACTACACGGTCCACATCGGATATTGTTGTCTACTCAGATGCCTCTGGACGCGAGGGTCACCTAGGCGCTGCCGTTGTGGCACTCGACAGCAACTTGGAGACTGTCGAATCTCAACAGATTCAAGTAGGACCAATGGACCGCTGGTCGGTTCATGTAGCGGAGCTTATTGGCATCTTCTACGCTATCAGCACAGTGTTTAAAGTTGCCCATCAGCCCTCAGAAAGCTTAGAAAGGAGACGGAGAACAGCGACAATACTGTGCGACAGCCGATCAGCCTTGCAGGCGACTCAAAATCCGACGATCAAATCTGGACAGCGGATCATCCATGCGATCCtccaggctgccacagaggTCCAAACAAAAGGAATCGCGTTGCGCCTTCAATGGGTGCCAGGGCACTGCGATAACCCTGGAAATGACGCTGCAGATCAACAGGCCAAGGATGCTGCACGCCCAGGCAAGACGCACCCCTTCCGCCCACTACTCTCGAGGGAGAGCGCGCGCCTCCACGGCAATATCCTTAATCAGTGGGAGCAGGAATGGAGGTCATCCAACAAAGGTGGTCACCTACGAAAGATCGACAGCACCCTACCAGCAACTCACACGAGGAGGCTATATGGGAGCCTGCCCAGGAACCGAGCGTACTTATTAACACAGCTACGCACAGGCCACAGTTGGTTATCTACCTACGCGAAAGCCTTTCGCTTCCGCGACGACGACCGGTGCGTGTGCGGCGCACAAGAAACTGTCACCCATGTGCTGGTGGATTGTCCAGATCTGAGGGACATTCGAAGAGAGCTACGGAGGGAAGTAGGGGACGCGCTCAGTAGCGTCTCGAGTCTACTGGGAGGCTCGACCGTAGGTAAGAAAGGTAAACCAGACACCGTCTCAAGGGCAAAGACGGTCAAGGCCGTTTTGGACTTCGCCGAGGCGTCACAGCGGTTTTGGAGTCGCGCGCCACGAGGGCAGCCTAACAATGGGAACGGCAGTTAG